From the Thermodesulfobacteriota bacterium genome, the window TGCTTTGCATCTGTTAAAAAAACATGGATTTAGGCAGCTTCCTGTGATTAAGAATGATTTACTCGTCGGCGTAATAACTGAAAGGGATCTGAGAGGGGTCCTAAATCAACCCAATCTGGCGATTGAATCAGTTATGACTCCCCAGCCCATCACAATTTCAGAGGAGGCGACAGTCGAGTCAGCGGCACAGATAATACGAAACCGGAAAATTAATGCTCTTCCCGTAATATCCAAGGATGATAAGATAGTGGGAATAATAACTGTGACAGATATTTTAGATGGTTTAATAAACCTGTTAAGATTTCACGAGGGACCAGAAAGAATACAATTAAAAATGTCAAAGGGGGTAGATTTATTTGAGGTAATAAGACTCCTTCAAGTCTACTCTGAGAAGGTAGTATCATTCACCTCTGCATCTGAGGATAATCTTCTTTACTATTTCTGGGTAATAAACTGTGACTATGATAAACTTGATTCAAAACTAAAAGATAAGGGTATTGATGTCGAGGTAGTCCATCATTGACGACAAATAATCTAGCCCGGCCTTCGTCTAG encodes:
- a CDS encoding CBS domain-containing protein, translating into MYVKNCMTPDPISIKPSEEVNFALHLLKKHGFRQLPVIKNDLLVGVITERDLRGVLNQPNLAIESVMTPQPITISEEATVESAAQIIRNRKINALPVISKDDKIVGIITVTDILDGLINLLRFHEGPERIQLKMSKGVDLFEVIRLLQVYSEKVVSFTSASEDNLLYYFWVINCDYDKLDSKLKDKGIDVEVVHH